A DNA window from Thiothrix subterranea contains the following coding sequences:
- a CDS encoding chromate resistance protein ChrB domain-containing protein, whose product MKWVSRERPKIDRIACPWLITRFIDKEAEFLYVPADQVLAVAETSGATPYDIPGVEYSHVGELCSFDAFLNKHNLTDPALLQLAVIVRGADTARLDIAPQAAGLLALSLGLSHNFADDHAMLAQGMVMYDALYAWCKHTQQETHSWNYPA is encoded by the coding sequence ATGAAATGGGTCTCACGCGAACGCCCGAAAATTGACCGCATTGCTTGCCCGTGGCTGATTACCCGCTTTATCGACAAAGAAGCCGAATTCCTCTACGTGCCAGCCGATCAGGTGCTGGCAGTGGCGGAAACCAGCGGGGCTACGCCTTACGACATTCCCGGTGTGGAATATTCCCACGTCGGGGAGTTGTGCAGCTTTGATGCTTTCCTCAACAAACACAACCTCACCGACCCGGCATTACTGCAACTGGCGGTGATAGTGCGTGGGGCGGATACGGCACGGCTGGATATTGCCCCGCAAGCGGCAGGGTTGTTGGCTCTGTCACTGGGGCTATCGCATAACTTCGCGGATGACCATGCAATGTTGGCGCAGGGCATGGTGATGTATGACGCGCTGTATGCGTGGTGCAAGCACACCCAGCAGGAAACGCATAGCTGGAATTATCCAGCTTGA
- a CDS encoding rhodanese-like domain-containing protein encodes MERTIKPEDFAAIADTAMVLDVRRLEDRAASNETVPFAIWKDPTQIDQWIEAIPRKHEVVIYCVRGGGVSNSVVDRLQAEGVNARFIEGGIEGLKAAGGKVEAK; translated from the coding sequence ATGGAACGTACTATTAAACCAGAAGATTTTGCCGCGATTGCAGATACTGCAATGGTGTTAGACGTGCGCCGTTTGGAAGACCGTGCCGCCTCCAACGAAACCGTACCGTTTGCGATTTGGAAAGACCCGACCCAGATTGACCAATGGATCGAAGCCATACCCCGCAAGCATGAGGTGGTGATTTATTGTGTGCGCGGTGGCGGAGTCAGCAATAGCGTGGTTGACCGTCTGCAAGCGGAAGGCGTGAATGCCCGTTTCATTGAGGGCGGCATTGAAGGGCTGAAAGCTGCTGGTGGCAAGGTGGAAGCCAAATGA
- the chrA gene encoding chromate efflux transporter yields the protein MSDTPQTAPQAPTLGQAFKYWLKLGFISFGGPMGQIAMMHTDLVEKKRWISEHRFLHALNFCMILPGPEAIQLAIYISWLMHGVTGAVMAGVLFFMPAFLLLSVLAGVYLAWGDVPLMQGLFYGIKPAVVAIVLFAAWRIGSKALKNSVLWGIAAAAFVAIFVFDVGFPWIVLAAALLGIIGGKVMPDKFKGGGGHGASDKQYGAAVIDDHTPTPAHAKFSWAKLGITVVAFIGIWAVAMFALSGNQALSEMGNFFTKAAFLTIGGAYAVLPYVYQGGVEQYGWLTGAQMMDGLALGETTPGPLIMVVTWVGYLGGVAKTVVANPIAAGFAGAAVATFFTFLPSFLFILAVGPVVESSRNDLKFTAPLTGVTAAVVGVIMNLAVFFAWHTFFPKATGATPFVAPFEWFAVMVAIGAFVALWKYKVDVMKVIGVCAVLGLGYTLAMGAM from the coding sequence TTGAGCGATACACCACAAACCGCACCGCAAGCCCCGACATTGGGGCAGGCTTTCAAATACTGGCTGAAACTCGGTTTCATCAGCTTTGGCGGCCCGATGGGGCAGATTGCAATGATGCACACCGATTTGGTGGAAAAGAAACGCTGGATTTCGGAACACCGTTTTTTACACGCGCTGAATTTCTGCATGATTTTGCCGGGGCCGGAAGCGATCCAGTTGGCGATTTACATTAGCTGGTTGATGCACGGCGTGACGGGTGCAGTCATGGCGGGGGTGTTGTTCTTTATGCCTGCGTTCTTGCTGCTTTCCGTATTGGCGGGGGTGTATCTGGCATGGGGCGATGTGCCGCTGATGCAAGGTCTATTTTATGGCATAAAACCCGCAGTGGTGGCGATTGTGCTGTTTGCTGCGTGGCGGATTGGCTCGAAGGCGCTGAAAAACAGCGTCCTATGGGGTATCGCCGCCGCCGCTTTTGTCGCTATCTTTGTGTTTGATGTGGGTTTCCCGTGGATTGTGTTGGCAGCCGCTTTGCTCGGTATCATTGGCGGCAAAGTCATGCCGGACAAGTTCAAAGGCGGTGGCGGGCATGGTGCTTCTGACAAGCAATACGGTGCGGCGGTGATTGACGACCATACCCCAACGCCAGCACACGCCAAGTTTTCATGGGCAAAACTGGGTATCACTGTCGTCGCTTTTATCGGTATTTGGGCAGTCGCGATGTTCGCGCTGAGTGGCAATCAAGCCTTGAGTGAGATGGGTAACTTCTTCACCAAAGCAGCGTTTTTGACGATTGGCGGGGCGTATGCGGTGCTGCCGTATGTGTACCAAGGTGGAGTCGAGCAGTACGGCTGGCTGACGGGTGCGCAAATGATGGATGGTCTGGCATTGGGTGAAACCACGCCGGGGCCGCTAATCATGGTGGTTACTTGGGTCGGCTATCTGGGCGGTGTGGCAAAAACAGTCGTAGCCAATCCGATTGCAGCAGGCTTTGCCGGGGCTGCCGTCGCTACCTTTTTCACGTTTTTGCCGTCATTCCTGTTCATTCTTGCGGTGGGACCAGTGGTGGAAAGCTCGCGTAATGACCTCAAATTTACCGCACCCTTGACGGGCGTGACCGCTGCCGTGGTGGGTGTGATTATGAATCTGGCGGTGTTTTTCGCGTGGCATACCTTTTTCCCCAAAGCCACCGGAGCAACCCCGTTTGTTGCGCCGTTTGAATGGTTCGCCGTGATGGTCGCCATCGGTGCATTTGTCGCGCTGTGGAAATACAAGGTGGACGTGATGAAAGTAATCGGCGTATGCGCCGTATTGGGATTAGGTTACACACTGGCTATGGGAGCAATGTGA
- a CDS encoding chromate resistance protein ChrB domain-containing protein codes for MNWLLLIISLPTENATARMRIWRALKTLGCASLRDGVWLLPSRPDTHARFDGIAEDTHKSGGEAWVLALQADAQQADSFPALFDRSAEYTAWLEELAQFDPLAADIASTRKQLKGLGKRLAAITDTDYFPHPLQTTARERLHTAESAVRGRTVSAEPTSQQGEPERLDKANFQGKSWATRRDLWVDRLASAWLIHRFIDPQAQFLWLDDTAVCPADALGFDFDGARFSHIGRYVTFETLLHSFGLAQDVGLQRLAHLVHTLDVGGNAPEAAGFAVLLKGLKHRSPNDDVLLAEGGQLLDDLYCAFSLPEDSL; via the coding sequence ATGAATTGGTTATTACTCATTATTTCCCTGCCCACCGAAAACGCCACGGCACGAATGCGTATCTGGCGGGCATTAAAAACCCTTGGTTGCGCCAGCTTGCGTGATGGCGTGTGGCTGTTGCCCTCACGCCCTGATACCCATGCACGGTTTGATGGCATTGCCGAAGACACCCATAAATCGGGCGGCGAGGCGTGGGTGCTGGCACTGCAAGCCGATGCGCAACAAGCCGACAGTTTCCCCGCTTTGTTTGATCGCAGTGCCGAATACACAGCATGGCTGGAGGAACTGGCGCAATTCGACCCGCTCGCCGCCGACATTGCCTCTACCCGCAAGCAACTGAAAGGGTTGGGCAAGCGGTTAGCTGCCATCACCGACACGGACTATTTCCCGCATCCGCTGCAAACCACCGCCCGTGAACGCCTGCACACAGCAGAATCTGCCGTGCGTGGGCGGACAGTTTCGGCTGAACCCACCTCCCAGCAGGGTGAACCGGAACGGCTCGACAAAGCAAATTTCCAAGGCAAGAGCTGGGCAACCCGCCGCGATTTGTGGGTAGACCGCCTTGCCTCGGCATGGCTGATCCACCGTTTCATTGACCCGCAAGCGCAATTTCTGTGGTTGGACGATACCGCCGTTTGCCCCGCTGACGCGCTCGGTTTCGATTTTGACGGGGCGCGTTTTAGCCACATTGGACGCTACGTGACGTTTGAAACCTTGCTACACAGTTTTGGGCTGGCTCAGGATGTTGGGCTGCAACGCTTGGCGCATCTGGTGCATACGCTGGATGTCGGTGGCAATGCGCCGGAAGCCGCCGGATTTGCGGTGCTGCTGAAAGGTTTAAAACACCGCTCCCCGAATGATGATGTGCTGCTGGCGGAAGGCGGGCAGCTACTTGATGATCTTTATTGCGCTTTTTCTTTACCGGAGGATTCCCTTTGA
- a CDS encoding NnrS family protein, which yields MIKLEITPPASQRHAFTHLGFRPFFLAASLYALVGILLWTALYSFNWQGLHSAYPSITWHAHEMVFGYAAAVAAGFLLTAIKNWTGQQTLSGTPLLLLAGLWLAARVLPFTGLPLVWTAVLDVLWLTGLLVAAALPIIRAKQWNQAAIVGKVGLLLLANALFYLGLLGIWAQGMQLGLYAGFYVIVALILTMGRRVIPFFIERGVSCPFTAQNHSWIDRASLILFLLFMLADLLAMASGHRGAAWAAALLALVQVPLHILRLWGWYHPNIWQKPLLWVLYLAYGWLIAGFALKFLSVAARISPFLAVHAFAYGGIATLTVGMMARVTLGHTGRNVAEPPSLVSLIFGLLLIGTLVRVVAAGLFPQFYALWILMAQFIWIVAFALFVWLYAPMLIKPRVDGRYG from the coding sequence ATGATCAAACTGGAGATTACCCCGCCCGCTTCACAGCGTCATGCGTTTACCCACCTCGGTTTCCGCCCGTTCTTTTTGGCGGCGAGCTTGTATGCGCTGGTGGGCATATTGTTATGGACTGCCCTTTACAGCTTTAACTGGCAAGGCTTGCACAGTGCTTACCCGTCGATAACGTGGCACGCGCATGAAATGGTATTTGGGTATGCGGCGGCGGTTGCGGCGGGATTTTTGCTGACGGCTATTAAAAACTGGACGGGGCAACAAACCTTGAGTGGTACGCCATTGCTGCTGTTGGCGGGGTTATGGTTGGCAGCACGAGTATTGCCGTTTACGGGGTTGCCGCTGGTGTGGACAGCGGTGTTGGATGTGTTGTGGCTCACGGGTTTACTGGTCGCGGCGGCATTGCCCATTATCCGGGCGAAACAATGGAATCAAGCGGCGATTGTGGGCAAAGTTGGCTTGCTGTTGCTGGCGAATGCGTTGTTTTATCTGGGTTTGCTGGGTATTTGGGCGCAAGGAATGCAACTGGGTTTGTATGCGGGTTTTTACGTCATTGTAGCGTTGATTTTGACAATGGGGCGGCGGGTAATCCCGTTTTTCATCGAACGTGGCGTGAGTTGCCCGTTTACTGCGCAGAACCATTCGTGGATTGATCGCGCCAGCCTGATTTTGTTTTTGCTGTTTATGCTGGCGGATTTGCTGGCAATGGCAAGCGGTCATCGCGGCGCAGCGTGGGCGGCAGCACTTTTGGCATTGGTGCAAGTGCCGTTACATATTTTGCGTTTGTGGGGCTGGTATCACCCCAATATCTGGCAAAAACCGTTGTTGTGGGTGCTGTATCTGGCGTATGGCTGGTTGATTGCGGGTTTTGCGCTGAAATTTCTGAGCGTGGCGGCGAGAATTTCACCGTTTTTGGCAGTTCATGCGTTTGCGTATGGCGGAATTGCGACCCTGACGGTGGGGATGATGGCGCGTGTGACCCTGGGGCATACCGGGCGTAATGTGGCTGAGCCGCCGTCGTTGGTCAGCCTGATTTTCGGCTTATTGCTAATCGGTACGCTGGTGCGGGTGGTCGCTGCGGGGCTGTTTCCACAGTTTTACGCTTTGTGGATATTAATGGCGCAATTTATCTGGATTGTCGCTTTCGCGCTGTTTGTGTGGCTGTATGCGCCAATGTTGATCAAACCGCGTGTGGATGGTCGTTATGGCTGA
- a CDS encoding group I truncated hemoglobin: protein MRDVFKRIGGKAAVDAAVDRFYEYMLTDDRVKHFFANTNMEKQRQHQKDFISFALGAEGGYAGKDMRSAHQHMVDHMGLSDVHFDATVENLVKALRDLNVPEDIIAEAGAIVESTRTDVLCR from the coding sequence ATGAGAGATGTTTTTAAGCGTATTGGTGGTAAAGCGGCAGTGGATGCAGCGGTTGATCGTTTTTACGAGTACATGCTGACGGATGATCGCGTCAAACACTTTTTCGCAAATACCAATATGGAAAAGCAACGCCAACACCAAAAGGATTTCATTTCCTTTGCGTTGGGCGCGGAGGGCGGTTATGCGGGTAAGGACATGCGTTCCGCTCACCAGCACATGGTCGATCACATGGGGCTTTCTGATGTGCATTTCGATGCCACCGTGGAAAATCTGGTCAAAGCCTTGCGTGATTTGAATGTGCCGGAAGACATTATCGCGGAAGCGGGTGCAATCGTCGAAAGTACCCGTACTGACGTATTGTGTCGGTAA
- a CDS encoding tellurite resistance/C4-dicarboxylate transporter family protein, whose product MTPSTPNANALRWLEGLPPGYFAVAMASGILSIAFDMIGQNVLAKGLFAATLLAWVVMLGLSAWRLWRFPQAVKIDLLNIRRVFAFFTLVVSTNVVGILLHQHGYPQLALACWAFAFVVWSLLLYLSFSVLTFLTHPHTVNVVHGDWLTSIIATQSLVLLGVMVAPDLGIYTDYMLVEVHLLWLLGLVLYGIFVTLFCYRIFFQRFQPEDTSPLLWVIMGAAAAGVNAGTVLLQTSTTLSFLHALHPFIDGVAMLLWSWATWWIPMLVIFGVWKHGVKRYPLRYEPAMWSMVFPLGMYAVASYRLGLAAEFPPLQWISLLIVWVGFAVWCLVLLGLILFMFFGHKESSQ is encoded by the coding sequence ATGACACCATCCACGCCAAACGCTAACGCCCTGCGCTGGCTGGAAGGCTTGCCACCAGGCTATTTTGCGGTGGCAATGGCGAGCGGCATTTTGAGTATTGCCTTCGATATGATCGGGCAGAATGTGCTGGCTAAGGGATTATTCGCCGCCACATTGCTGGCGTGGGTGGTAATGCTGGGCTTGAGTGCATGGCGTTTATGGCGTTTTCCGCAAGCAGTGAAAATCGACTTGTTGAATATCCGGCGGGTATTTGCGTTTTTTACGTTGGTGGTATCGACCAATGTGGTGGGGATTTTGCTGCATCAACACGGCTACCCGCAATTGGCGTTGGCGTGTTGGGCGTTTGCCTTCGTGGTGTGGTCGTTACTGTTGTACCTGAGCTTTAGTGTGCTGACGTTTTTGACGCATCCGCATACCGTGAATGTGGTGCATGGCGATTGGTTGACCTCGATCATTGCCACGCAATCGCTGGTATTGCTGGGGGTGATGGTTGCGCCGGATTTAGGCATTTACACCGATTACATGCTGGTGGAAGTGCATTTGCTGTGGCTGCTGGGGCTGGTGTTGTACGGGATTTTTGTCACCTTATTTTGCTATCGGATTTTCTTCCAGCGATTTCAGCCAGAAGATACCTCGCCGTTGTTGTGGGTCATTATGGGTGCAGCAGCGGCAGGGGTGAATGCCGGAACGGTGTTGTTGCAAACCTCGACGACCCTGAGTTTTTTACACGCCTTGCACCCGTTTATTGACGGCGTGGCAATGCTGTTGTGGTCATGGGCAACCTGGTGGATTCCGATGCTGGTGATCTTTGGGGTATGGAAACACGGGGTGAAACGTTACCCGTTACGCTACGAGCCTGCGATGTGGAGCATGGTGTTTCCGCTGGGGATGTATGCGGTTGCCAGTTACCGGCTGGGTTTGGCGGCTGAATTTCCGCCGTTACAGTGGATTTCATTGCTGATCGTGTGGGTGGGTTTTGCGGTGTGGTGTTTGGTGTTGTTAGGTTTGATTTTATTCATGTTTTTTGGTCACAAGGAAAGCTCACAATGA
- a CDS encoding TusE/DsrC/DsvC family sulfur relay protein: MPTEINAERDAEGYLVNPEDWNPDLAHALAAEENIELTDAYWVVLNFVRDSWGENQITPDIRHVTDFMAKQQGIDKKAAKQQLFQLFPYGYVKQTCKIAGMQRPRGWSTG; this comes from the coding sequence ATGCCCACAGAAATAAACGCTGAACGCGATGCCGAAGGCTATCTCGTCAACCCCGAAGACTGGAATCCAGACCTTGCCCACGCCTTAGCCGCCGAAGAAAACATCGAATTGACCGATGCGTATTGGGTGGTGTTGAACTTCGTGCGCGATTCGTGGGGCGAGAACCAAATCACGCCCGACATTCGCCACGTCACTGACTTCATGGCAAAACAGCAAGGCATCGACAAAAAAGCAGCTAAGCAACAATTATTCCAGTTGTTCCCGTATGGCTATGTGAAACAGACCTGCAAGATTGCGGGGATGCAACGTCCGCGTGGGTGGAGTACGGGTTAA
- a CDS encoding LysR family transcriptional regulator, producing MDTEQARTFLAIAAHGSFIAAASQLHLTQSTVSARIQRLEETLNARLFVRNRSGASLTPAGRRFLEYAKRLVFTAEQAIHDVGSSSRYRATLRVGGRIALWEGFLPQWVGWMRRTNPDVAMRTEIGFEDDLMRRLIEGTLDMGLMYTPSHQPGLIVEHLFDERLILVSSRPDVHEPGSGYVHVDWGASFHAQHRQSFPQMETPALVANIGWLAIQLVLANGGCCFLPVRLAQPFLTTGQLFPVVGAPEYDHPAYMVYPQKAESMVLEQAVQGLREVAKQQGAWQS from the coding sequence ATGGATACCGAACAAGCTCGTACCTTCCTTGCCATTGCTGCCCACGGCAGTTTTATTGCCGCTGCCAGCCAGCTACACCTCACGCAATCCACCGTGAGTGCGCGGATTCAACGGCTGGAGGAAACCTTGAATGCGCGGCTGTTCGTGCGCAATCGCTCCGGCGCGAGCCTGACACCCGCAGGGCGACGCTTTCTGGAATACGCCAAACGGCTGGTATTCACCGCAGAACAGGCGATTCACGACGTGGGTTCATCTAGCCGTTACCGCGCTACGCTGCGTGTCGGTGGGCGCATTGCCTTGTGGGAAGGTTTTTTGCCGCAATGGGTCGGGTGGATGCGCCGCACCAATCCCGATGTGGCGATGCGCACGGAAATCGGCTTTGAAGATGACCTGATGCGCCGTTTGATTGAAGGCACGCTCGACATGGGTTTGATGTACACGCCCAGCCATCAACCGGGGCTGATTGTTGAACATTTGTTTGACGAACGCCTGATTCTGGTCAGCAGTCGCCCTGATGTTCACGAACCGGGGTCGGGTTATGTCCACGTTGATTGGGGCGCAAGTTTTCATGCGCAGCACCGCCAAAGTTTCCCGCAAATGGAAACCCCTGCGTTGGTGGCGAATATCGGCTGGCTGGCAATCCAACTGGTGCTGGCGAATGGTGGTTGCTGTTTTTTGCCAGTGCGTTTGGCACAGCCGTTTTTGACGACGGGGCAATTGTTTCCGGTGGTGGGTGCGCCGGAATACGACCATCCGGCGTACATGGTTTACCCGCAAAAAGCCGAGAGCATGGTGTTGGAACAGGCGGTGCAGGGTTTGCGGGAAGTGGCGAAGCAGCAAGGGGCATGGCAATCTTGA
- a CDS encoding putative adenosine monophosphate-protein transferase Fic: MNALLLAMQDKYGVAHDPACYPNSTVLINKLNIRDAEELAEIEKALTESRAALFEPDFSISDLSALCGIHYYLFQDIYPWAGALRTVDISKGNTRFCTAAYVEKEANKLLRKLAGEHYLVGCSTSTVARLADYYCELNVIHPFREGNGRTQRLFFELLAINAGYGLDWSQVEQHEWIQANIAGYLGDLQPLETLFQRIISRI, encoded by the coding sequence TTGAACGCATTACTGCTCGCTATGCAGGATAAGTACGGTGTTGCACACGATCCGGCTTGCTACCCAAACAGCACGGTTTTAATCAATAAGCTCAATATACGTGACGCAGAAGAACTTGCCGAGATCGAAAAAGCCTTGACCGAATCCAGAGCGGCGTTGTTTGAACCCGATTTTTCAATCTCTGATTTATCAGCCTTGTGCGGCATCCACTATTACTTATTTCAAGACATTTATCCGTGGGCGGGAGCATTGCGAACGGTTGACATCAGTAAAGGTAATACCCGTTTTTGTACCGCCGCTTACGTTGAAAAAGAAGCCAACAAACTGTTACGCAAATTGGCAGGTGAACATTATCTGGTCGGTTGTTCGACTTCCACAGTGGCACGACTGGCGGATTATTACTGCGAATTGAATGTAATTCACCCCTTCCGTGAGGGTAACGGACGCACTCAACGCCTCTTTTTTGAACTGCTGGCTATCAACGCTGGGTACGGTTTGGATTGGTCACAAGTGGAACAACATGAGTGGATTCAAGCCAACATTGCCGGTTATTTGGGTGATTTGCAGCCTTTAGAAACACTGTTTCAACGCATAATCAGCCGTATTTAG
- a CDS encoding YhfG family protein, whose translation MLTNEQKLHYFQTHRNSNYRASLRLEGFKVVPDKEINLDTLTRQQILQRIERITARYAG comes from the coding sequence ATGCTAACTAATGAACAAAAACTGCACTATTTCCAAACGCACCGTAACAGCAATTACCGTGCTAGCTTGCGTTTGGAGGGATTTAAGGTCGTGCCTGACAAGGAAATAAACCTTGATACACTGACTCGCCAGCAAATTCTGCAACGCATTGAACGCATTACTGCTCGCTATGCAGGATAA
- a CDS encoding ABC transporter ATP-binding protein yields the protein MTNTISTPAIELRGLCKRYGSGDTAVDALKGVDMRIAPGEVVGLVGPSGSGKSTLLKCLGAVIDPTAGQMFLGGEAIFDGVWKVKDLRTLRRDRIGFVFQAPYLIPFLDVTDNVALLPMLAGKSNKEARRRALELLEALDVAHRAKSNPALLSGGEQQRVSIARALANNPPVILADEPTAPLDGERALAVVKILNDMAQQHQTAIIVVTHDEKIIPTFKRLYHIRDGKTYEEAVS from the coding sequence ATGACAAATACCATCAGCACCCCAGCCATTGAACTGCGCGGCTTATGCAAACGCTACGGCAGCGGCGACACGGCGGTGGACGCGCTCAAAGGCGTGGATATGCGCATTGCCCCCGGCGAAGTGGTCGGGCTGGTTGGCCCCAGCGGTTCGGGCAAAAGCACCTTGCTGAAATGTCTGGGCGCGGTCATTGACCCCACCGCAGGGCAAATGTTTTTGGGCGGCGAAGCCATTTTTGATGGGGTATGGAAGGTGAAAGACTTGCGCACCTTGCGCCGCGACCGCATCGGTTTTGTGTTCCAAGCCCCGTACCTGATCCCGTTTCTGGACGTGACCGACAATGTGGCACTGTTGCCGATGCTGGCGGGCAAATCCAACAAAGAAGCCCGCCGTCGTGCGTTGGAATTACTCGAAGCCCTCGACGTAGCCCATCGTGCCAAATCCAATCCAGCACTGCTCTCCGGTGGTGAACAACAACGCGTGTCGATTGCGCGGGCATTGGCAAATAATCCGCCGGTGATTCTTGCCGACGAACCCACCGCGCCGCTGGATGGCGAACGGGCATTGGCGGTGGTGAAAATCCTCAACGACATGGCGCAACAGCATCAAACCGCGATTATTGTGGTCACGCATGATGAGAAGATTATTCCGACCTTTAAGCGGCTGTACCATATTCGCGATGGCAAGACGTATGAGGAAGCAGTTTCTTGA
- a CDS encoding patatin-like phospholipase family protein — protein sequence MMLQRLSMRVLLMGLLGWSLGGCVSISRESIAPAPTQYEQAHVVGFKDIRFWGDEIPPYLDKMIAQKRQMYLTNNASRQRIDILALSGGSEDGAYSAGFLKGWSKRGNRPEFAVVTGISTGALIAPFAFLGSRHDETIKRFYTETHPQNIFSLSPLTALFGGSALGDTSPLRRIIRDEINDELVAAIARESRRGRMLFIGTTNLDAQRPVTWDIGSIAASGHPHAVKLIGDIILASAAIPGIFPPVSFDVRVTGKPYQELHVDGGVTNQIFVYPTAVDAREIDQQLGVKPHKTFWLIRNTKIDPVYEAVGWGVADIVERSISTMTKYQGRGDLMMLENLARRDNFDLRLTYVPQNFDTPLKGMFDPIYMKDLYQVGYRAALSDDAWKKQVSGFSARPQENVGHKGIR from the coding sequence ATGATGTTACAGCGATTGTCGATGCGAGTTCTATTAATGGGGTTGCTTGGCTGGTCACTCGGCGGTTGTGTCAGCATCTCGCGTGAGTCTATTGCGCCAGCTCCAACACAATATGAACAGGCACACGTTGTTGGCTTCAAGGACATCCGCTTCTGGGGCGATGAAATACCCCCGTATCTTGACAAAATGATTGCCCAGAAACGGCAGATGTATCTGACCAATAACGCATCGCGCCAACGTATTGATATATTGGCACTGTCCGGCGGCAGTGAGGATGGTGCTTACAGTGCGGGCTTTTTGAAAGGCTGGAGCAAACGCGGCAACCGTCCCGAATTTGCGGTAGTCACGGGCATATCGACGGGTGCGTTGATTGCGCCTTTTGCCTTTCTTGGCTCCCGGCATGACGAGACGATCAAGCGATTTTACACGGAAACACACCCGCAGAATATTTTTAGTTTAAGCCCACTCACTGCCCTGTTTGGTGGCTCTGCATTAGGCGATACCAGCCCCCTGCGCCGTATTATTCGGGATGAGATTAACGATGAGTTGGTTGCTGCCATTGCACGGGAAAGCCGCCGAGGACGGATGTTGTTTATCGGCACGACCAATCTTGACGCTCAACGACCGGTAACATGGGATATTGGCAGTATTGCCGCCAGCGGTCACCCGCACGCGGTAAAACTGATTGGTGACATCATACTGGCTTCGGCGGCTATTCCAGGTATTTTTCCACCCGTAAGCTTCGATGTCAGGGTGACGGGGAAGCCGTATCAGGAACTGCATGTTGATGGTGGTGTAACCAACCAGATTTTTGTTTACCCCACTGCTGTGGATGCACGGGAAATAGATCAGCAGCTCGGTGTAAAGCCCCATAAAACTTTCTGGCTGATCCGCAACACAAAAATTGATCCTGTGTATGAGGCAGTAGGTTGGGGTGTGGCAGATATTGTTGAACGTTCCATCAGTACTATGACCAAGTACCAAGGGCGTGGCGATCTGATGATGCTGGAGAACTTGGCTAGGCGCGATAATTTCGACCTGCGCTTGACGTATGTACCCCAGAATTTCGATACGCCGTTAAAGGGAATGTTCGATCCTATTTACATGAAAGATCTGTATCAGGTCGGTTATCGTGCAGCCTTATCGGATGACGCTTGGAAAAAACAGGTCAGTGGTTTTTCTGCCCGCCCTCAAGAAAATGTGGGACATAAAGGAATTAGGTGA